From the genome of Ralstonia pickettii, one region includes:
- a CDS encoding copper chaperone PCu(A)C, whose translation MTSRLIRSSAALAVLTAGLLASVTAYAQVTVQDAWVRGTVPGQTSSGAFMTLQSADGAKVVGVSTPVAGTAEIHEMKMEGNVMRMRAVQSLDLPKGQTVQLKPGGYHVMLMDLKQPLAKDATVPLTLKVELADKRVVEQKVEARVRDLTAGNMPAMNHGGEHKH comes from the coding sequence ATGACGTCCCGGTTGATCCGTTCTTCCGCAGCCCTGGCTGTGCTCACCGCTGGCCTGCTCGCCAGCGTCACCGCTTACGCGCAGGTCACCGTGCAAGACGCGTGGGTGCGCGGCACGGTGCCCGGCCAAACGTCCAGCGGCGCATTCATGACGCTGCAATCGGCCGACGGTGCCAAAGTGGTGGGCGTGTCGACGCCCGTGGCCGGCACGGCCGAGATTCACGAAATGAAGATGGAAGGCAACGTCATGCGCATGCGCGCCGTTCAGTCACTGGACCTGCCGAAGGGCCAGACGGTGCAGCTCAAGCCGGGCGGCTACCACGTGATGCTCATGGACCTGAAGCAGCCCCTGGCCAAGGACGCCACCGTGCCGCTCACGCTCAAGGTCGAGCTGGCCGACAAGCGCGTCGTCGAGCAGAAGGTCGAGGCCCGAGTGCGCGACCTGACCGCCGGCAACATGCCCGCCATGAACCACGGTGGCGAACACAAACATTGA
- the slmA gene encoding nucleoid occlusion factor SlmA: MSNAQTEFPTAEPVADVAIAAPPVRKRPRPGERRVQILQTLAGMLEHPRGEKITTAGLAARLDVSEAALYRHFASKAQMFEGLIEFIEQTVFGLINQITLREEHGLRQAHAIAHMLLSFADKNPGMTRVLVGDALVGEDERLPERMAQCLDRIEASLKQSLRIAVTQGAWPADTDIASRANLLVCAVLGRWHRYAKSGFRKSPVEGADAQLRVLLA; this comes from the coding sequence ATGAGCAACGCGCAAACCGAGTTTCCGACCGCCGAGCCGGTCGCGGACGTCGCCATAGCAGCACCGCCGGTACGCAAACGCCCCCGCCCGGGCGAGCGCCGTGTGCAGATTCTGCAGACGCTCGCCGGTATGCTCGAGCATCCGCGTGGTGAAAAGATCACAACCGCAGGCTTGGCTGCACGGCTGGATGTCTCCGAAGCGGCTCTCTATCGTCACTTCGCCAGCAAGGCGCAGATGTTCGAAGGGCTGATCGAATTTATCGAGCAGACCGTCTTCGGCCTCATCAACCAGATCACGCTGCGCGAAGAACACGGTTTGCGCCAGGCGCATGCCATCGCGCACATGCTGCTGTCGTTTGCCGACAAGAATCCAGGCATGACGCGCGTGCTGGTGGGCGATGCGCTGGTCGGCGAAGACGAGCGCCTGCCCGAGCGCATGGCGCAGTGCCTGGATCGCATCGAGGCGTCGCTCAAACAGAGTCTGCGTATCGCGGTCACGCAGGGTGCTTGGCCTGCGGATACCGATATCGCATCGCGCGCCAACCTGCTCGTGTGTGCTGTGCTGGGGCGCTGGCATCGGTATGCGAAGAGCGGCTTCCGGAAGTCTCCGGTCGAAGGTGCAGATGCGCAGTTGCGCGTGCTGTTGGCATGA
- a CDS encoding sigma-70 family RNA polymerase sigma factor has translation MAIAPDQLDALRPHLLRFAQLQLRDTALAEDTVADTILAVLEHPERFAGNASLKTYVIGILKHKIIDAIRSGRREVRVSLLAGGESDEAGMRSDEAVFDSLFAADGHYTSPPSDWGDPDAALSRREFFDVLQMCVDRLPPRVGRVFMMREWLELETDEICQELQITATNAWALLYRARMRLRECLDLHWFGNQPTAA, from the coding sequence ATGGCCATCGCACCCGACCAACTCGACGCGCTGCGCCCTCACCTGCTGCGCTTTGCGCAATTGCAATTGCGCGACACGGCCCTGGCCGAAGACACGGTGGCCGACACCATCCTGGCCGTGCTCGAACATCCAGAGCGCTTTGCCGGCAACGCCTCGCTCAAGACTTACGTCATCGGCATCCTCAAGCACAAGATCATCGATGCGATCCGGTCGGGGCGGCGCGAAGTGCGCGTCTCGCTGCTTGCGGGCGGTGAATCCGACGAGGCCGGCATGCGTTCCGACGAGGCGGTCTTCGACAGCCTGTTCGCCGCCGACGGCCACTACACGAGCCCGCCCTCGGATTGGGGCGACCCCGATGCCGCGCTGTCGCGGCGCGAGTTCTTCGACGTGCTGCAAATGTGCGTTGATCGCCTGCCGCCGCGTGTTGGCCGCGTCTTCATGATGCGCGAGTGGCTGGAGTTGGAAACCGACGAAATCTGTCAGGAATTGCAGATCACCGCGACCAATGCCTGGGCACTTCTCTACCGTGCCCGCATGCGCCTGCGCGAGTGCCTTGATCTGCACTGGTTCGGCAATCAGCCCACCGCCGCCTGA
- a CDS encoding zf-HC2 domain-containing protein — protein MPNRWGLPTCKEAHRMLVSKMDRDLSTGERLRLRVHLFACDACTRFSHQMGFLRQAMHKLGHEDDGSSQA, from the coding sequence ATGCCGAACCGTTGGGGACTACCCACCTGTAAAGAAGCCCACCGCATGCTGGTGTCGAAGATGGATCGCGACCTCTCCACAGGTGAGCGGCTGCGCCTGCGCGTGCATTTGTTTGCCTGCGATGCGTGTACGCGGTTCTCACACCAGATGGGGTTTCTGCGCCAGGCAATGCACAAGCTCGGGCACGAAGACGACGGGAGCAGCCAAGCGTGA
- a CDS encoding HAD-IA family hydrolase gives MRTTRAVRVRHAARTFPREVPAGSAPARQPVWLFDLDNTLHHASHAIFPQINRLMTAYVARVLGTDDATASQVRVDYWRRYGATILGMVRHHGVDPDDFLAEAHRFEDLRAMVRAERGLAQLLRALPGRKILLTNAPAAYAREVLRLIGLKRAFLREIAVEHMWVHRRLRPKPDPLMLRRLLARERIAPSRAILVEDTLSHLKRYRRLGIGTVWVTGYLRRVLPGVQLTPAADASHPMQASAMGARANSPHQPAATPILFANRPGYVSVKVKSVLQLKRRLVRRG, from the coding sequence ATGCGAACCACCCGGGCGGTGCGCGTGCGCCATGCTGCGCGCACCTTCCCGCGCGAGGTGCCGGCGGGCTCTGCGCCCGCCCGGCAGCCGGTCTGGCTGTTCGACCTCGACAACACCCTTCACCACGCATCGCACGCGATCTTTCCACAGATCAACCGGCTGATGACGGCATACGTGGCCCGCGTGCTTGGCACCGATGACGCCACCGCCAGCCAGGTGCGCGTGGACTACTGGCGCCGCTACGGCGCCACGATTCTGGGCATGGTCCGCCACCACGGCGTCGACCCCGATGATTTCCTGGCCGAGGCACACCGCTTTGAAGACCTGCGCGCCATGGTGCGCGCAGAGCGCGGCCTGGCCCAACTGCTGCGCGCGCTGCCAGGGCGAAAGATTTTGCTGACGAACGCGCCTGCGGCCTACGCACGCGAGGTGCTGCGGCTGATTGGCCTGAAACGCGCATTCCTGCGCGAAATCGCCGTCGAACACATGTGGGTGCACCGGCGCCTGCGCCCGAAACCCGATCCGCTGATGCTGCGCCGGCTGCTTGCACGCGAACGGATTGCGCCATCACGCGCCATCCTCGTCGAAGACACGCTTTCTCACCTCAAACGCTATCGACGCCTGGGGATCGGCACCGTCTGGGTGACAGGCTATCTGCGGCGCGTGCTGCCGGGCGTCCAGCTGACTCCCGCTGCCGATGCATCGCATCCAATGCAAGCGTCGGCAATGGGCGCGCGTGCAAATTCACCACATCAACCGGCCGCCACACCGATTTTGTTCGCCAACCGGCCCGGCTATGTGAGCGTGAAAGTAAAATCGGTGCTTCAACTAAAACGAAGGCTTGTTCGACGCGGCTAG
- the argB gene encoding acetylglutamate kinase — MNASAAPDPAGLDPELAHIAPPVKAEILAQALPYIRKFHGKTIVIKYGGNAMTEEKLKHGFARDVILLKLVGMNPVVVHGGGPQIDEALKKVGKQGTFIQGMRVTDEETMEVVEWVLGGEVQQDIVMLINQYGGQAVGLTGKDGGLIRAKKLKMPDREKPGEFLDIGFVGDIETINPAVVKALQDDAFIPVISPIGFSDEGQAYNINADVVAGKMAEILKAEKLVMMTNIPGVMDKQGNLLTDLSAREIDELFADGTISGGMLPKISSALDAAKSGVNSVHIVDGRIEHSLLLEILTEQAFGTMIRSH; from the coding sequence ATGAACGCTTCTGCTGCCCCCGACCCTGCTGGCCTCGACCCCGAACTCGCGCATATCGCGCCACCGGTGAAGGCTGAGATTCTTGCGCAGGCTCTGCCTTACATTCGCAAGTTCCACGGCAAGACCATCGTCATCAAATACGGTGGCAACGCCATGACGGAGGAAAAGCTCAAGCACGGTTTCGCGCGTGACGTGATCCTGCTCAAGCTGGTCGGCATGAACCCGGTGGTGGTGCACGGCGGCGGCCCGCAAATTGACGAGGCCCTGAAGAAGGTCGGCAAGCAAGGTACCTTCATCCAGGGCATGCGCGTGACCGACGAAGAGACCATGGAAGTGGTCGAATGGGTGCTCGGCGGCGAAGTCCAACAGGACATCGTCATGCTGATCAACCAATACGGCGGCCAGGCAGTCGGCCTGACCGGCAAGGACGGCGGGTTGATCCGCGCCAAAAAGCTGAAGATGCCGGATCGGGAGAAGCCGGGCGAGTTTCTCGACATCGGCTTCGTGGGCGACATCGAGACGATCAATCCGGCCGTGGTCAAGGCGCTGCAGGACGACGCGTTCATTCCGGTCATTTCGCCGATCGGCTTCTCTGACGAAGGCCAGGCCTACAACATCAATGCCGACGTCGTCGCCGGCAAGATGGCCGAGATCCTGAAAGCCGAAAAGCTGGTCATGATGACCAACATTCCGGGCGTGATGGACAAGCAGGGCAACCTGCTGACCGACCTGTCGGCGCGCGAGATCGACGAACTGTTTGCCGACGGTACGATCTCGGGCGGCATGCTGCCGAAGATTTCGTCGGCACTGGATGCCGCCAAGAGCGGCGTGAACTCGGTGCACATCGTCGATGGCCGCATCGAGCACTCGCTGCTGCTGGAAATCCTGACCGAACAGGCGTTCGGCACGATGATCCGCTCGCACTGA
- a CDS encoding cysteine-rich CWC family protein, translating to MTPSAANTACAICGAALRCGAIGEGSQRDTTCWCMTEEALPVSARRPGQGCRCQRCLREAIAQARAASESN from the coding sequence GTGACCCCGTCGGCCGCCAACACCGCATGTGCAATCTGCGGCGCGGCGTTGCGCTGCGGCGCCATCGGCGAGGGCTCGCAGCGCGATACAACATGCTGGTGCATGACCGAAGAAGCGCTACCTGTCAGCGCGCGGCGCCCGGGACAAGGCTGCCGCTGCCAGCGTTGCCTGCGCGAAGCGATTGCGCAGGCGCGGGCAGCATCCGAATCCAACTGA